One genomic segment of Amycolatopsis sp. Hca4 includes these proteins:
- a CDS encoding ABC transporter permease, whose protein sequence is MTGVLLRRLRDLVIILVIVGTMMFFVIRLIPGDPAQAILGPTARPADVAALRTSLGLDGSLWQQYLSWAGHVLQGDFGTSITYHQPVLGVVAAHIVPTLTLAVLSTVISFVLSVAITSWQAVSPRNPVARTLDRLSSLGMAMPDFWISLVLVLVFSVTLRWFPSSGYHDLLTDPVAAVPALVLPVTVLVIGQTALFVLTLRESVLGELPLAYLRTARVKGLPERRVMLKHVLPNALMPLVTQLGSNFAMLVGGIVIIESIFVVPGLGHLLMGAVSTRDFPLIQGVTLFVAVLFVVVNLLVDLSYALLDPKVRVA, encoded by the coding sequence ATGACCGGGGTGCTGCTGCGCCGGCTGCGCGATCTGGTGATCATCCTGGTCATCGTCGGCACCATGATGTTCTTCGTCATCCGGCTGATCCCGGGCGACCCGGCCCAGGCCATCCTCGGCCCGACCGCGCGCCCGGCCGACGTCGCCGCGCTGCGCACGAGCCTGGGTCTCGACGGCTCGCTCTGGCAGCAGTACCTGAGCTGGGCCGGGCACGTGCTGCAGGGCGACTTCGGCACGTCGATCACCTACCACCAGCCGGTGCTCGGCGTCGTCGCCGCGCACATCGTGCCGACGCTGACGCTCGCCGTGCTCTCGACGGTGATCAGCTTCGTCCTCTCGGTGGCGATCACCTCGTGGCAGGCGGTGTCACCGCGCAACCCGGTGGCCCGCACGCTCGACCGGCTGTCCTCGCTCGGGATGGCGATGCCGGACTTCTGGATCTCGCTGGTGCTAGTGCTGGTGTTCTCGGTGACGCTGCGGTGGTTCCCGTCCAGCGGCTACCACGACCTGCTCACCGACCCGGTGGCCGCGGTGCCGGCGCTGGTGCTGCCGGTGACCGTGCTCGTCATCGGGCAGACGGCGCTGTTCGTGCTCACCCTGCGCGAGAGCGTGCTCGGCGAGCTGCCGCTGGCCTACCTGCGGACCGCGCGCGTCAAGGGCCTGCCGGAGCGGCGGGTCATGCTGAAGCACGTCCTGCCGAACGCGCTGATGCCGCTGGTGACGCAGCTGGGCAGCAACTTCGCCATGCTCGTCGGCGGCATCGTCATCATCGAGTCGATCTTCGTGGTGCCCGGCCTCGGGCACCTGCTGATGGGGGCGGTGTCCACCCGCGACTTCCCGCTCATCCAGGGCGTGACGTTGTTCGTCGCGGTGCTGTTCGTGGTGGTCAACCTGCTGGTCGACCTCTCGTACGCGCTGCTCGACCCGAAGGTGCGTGTCGCATGA
- a CDS encoding ABC transporter substrate-binding protein encodes MKRTPLLAALAAAATLLAGCMGSAGTTPAADGPPVRGGNLTVAVPTDPQSLDMVANPGQVTAQIGNMMYEKLFEVDQHFVARPMLVDTYTTSPDRLAYTFKLRQGVTFQDGNPLTADDVVASLQRWQKSHRTGQLVTPDIAAITAPDKATVTIDLKRPRYPLIDELAGAGTEIYEAKNLSGLPATGFGQDKAIGTGPYKLKSWDIGQQLVLQRYDGYRSRSEEDWGGQAGAKHAYLDTVTYKVVGDQDALINGLQTGQWDHAMPANDQYEQLKANPNLVVHHLPGGNENVVIPNFHPGSKFADPRARQALNLLLDKPAINAATGGSKDLTIETGAFASPDNKASYSTAGESVYREHDPARAKQLLADAGVTAGATIHIVTTNSYPEFGKWAVLIQDALGKIGLQTKIDTFDFATMLGTLTKDPGGWDITTLFFDSSLTSPAQMPALTLGTLNGSSSPELDGLLAEFNASTTPEQAKAVIDKLQAFTWKQLSVITLSQSKLWAAYTPRLKGYGDFYRVFWNSWLAA; translated from the coding sequence ATGAAGAGAACTCCCCTGCTCGCCGCCCTCGCCGCCGCGGCCACCCTGCTCGCCGGCTGCATGGGCAGCGCCGGCACGACCCCGGCCGCCGACGGGCCGCCGGTCCGCGGCGGCAACCTCACCGTCGCCGTCCCCACCGATCCGCAGTCGCTCGACATGGTCGCCAACCCCGGCCAGGTGACCGCGCAGATCGGCAACATGATGTACGAGAAGCTGTTCGAAGTCGACCAGCACTTCGTCGCCCGGCCGATGCTCGTCGACACGTACACGACCAGCCCGGACCGGCTCGCCTACACCTTCAAGCTGCGCCAGGGTGTCACGTTCCAGGACGGCAACCCGCTGACCGCGGACGACGTCGTCGCGAGCCTGCAGCGCTGGCAGAAGAGCCACCGCACCGGGCAGCTCGTCACGCCGGACATCGCCGCCATCACCGCGCCCGACAAGGCGACGGTGACCATCGACCTCAAGCGGCCGCGCTACCCGCTGATCGACGAGCTGGCCGGCGCGGGCACCGAGATCTACGAGGCGAAGAACCTTTCCGGCCTGCCCGCCACCGGGTTCGGCCAGGACAAGGCGATCGGCACCGGCCCGTACAAGCTGAAGAGCTGGGACATCGGCCAGCAGCTGGTGCTCCAGCGCTACGACGGCTACCGGTCGCGGTCCGAAGAGGACTGGGGTGGCCAGGCCGGCGCGAAGCACGCCTACCTCGACACCGTCACCTACAAGGTCGTCGGCGACCAGGACGCGCTGATCAACGGCCTGCAGACCGGCCAGTGGGACCACGCGATGCCGGCCAACGACCAGTACGAGCAGCTCAAGGCCAACCCGAACCTGGTGGTGCACCACCTGCCCGGCGGCAACGAGAACGTCGTCATCCCCAACTTCCACCCCGGCTCGAAGTTCGCCGACCCCCGGGCCCGCCAGGCGCTGAACCTGCTGCTGGACAAGCCCGCGATCAACGCGGCGACCGGCGGCAGCAAGGACCTGACCATCGAGACGGGCGCGTTCGCCTCGCCGGACAACAAGGCGTCCTACTCGACCGCCGGTGAGTCCGTCTACCGGGAACACGACCCGGCCCGCGCGAAGCAGCTGCTCGCCGACGCCGGCGTCACCGCCGGCGCGACGATCCACATCGTCACCACCAACTCCTATCCCGAGTTCGGCAAGTGGGCCGTGCTCATCCAGGACGCGCTCGGCAAGATCGGGCTGCAGACCAAGATCGACACCTTCGACTTCGCCACCATGCTCGGCACCCTCACCAAGGACCCGGGCGGCTGGGACATCACGACGCTGTTCTTCGACTCGTCGCTGACCTCGCCCGCCCAGATGCCGGCGCTCACCCTCGGCACGCTGAACGGCTCGTCGTCGCCGGAGCTCGACGGGCTGCTGGCCGAGTTCAACGCCTCGACCACGCCCGAGCAGGCCAAGGCCGTCATCGACAAGCTCCAGGCGTTCACCTGGAAGCAGCTGTCGGTGATCACGCTGAGCCAGTCGAAGCTCTGGGCGGCCTACACCCCGCGGCTCAAGGGCTACGGCGACTTCTACCGGGTGTTCTGGAACTCCTGGCTGGCGGCATGA
- a CDS encoding amidohydrolase — MEEKVQSREETMTAQRIHPADLVVHGGVVHTFGAAGTVTGLAVRDGRIAAAGGDLTGHIGPDTEVLDLAGRTVLPGINDAHLHAAWLGARWPHPLLGALHEETPVVTAEDRRSAILRAGDVCAALGITSYTEPGLGPGETGCFSADVLGEYAALQREGRLRARVTVLRLFGLLDGASSLPDFERGLGTPVPAADPEWLAVTGVKIFADGIPPMRTAWTHHCYADGTRGTLLVDGPDDDGRAANLAKMIALAHDAGLVVGVHATGERSIEAALEHLRAGDHLVHGDLVTPAQLRRMAARGVGLTTQPAIATAMRPMVATALGEEIAAKAWPLRDVLDVGVQLTLSSDAPVVTPDWRVHLAAAGELLGARGVTPALSERLLRCYTTEAAAQDGSSDWKGSLEPGKAADFCVLGADPVGVPLADLPSVTVELTVTGGRIVHKG, encoded by the coding sequence GTGGAAGAAAAAGTCCAGAGCCGGGAGGAAACCATGACGGCGCAACGGATCCACCCGGCGGACCTGGTGGTCCACGGCGGGGTGGTGCACACCTTCGGCGCCGCCGGCACGGTCACCGGGCTCGCGGTGCGCGACGGCCGGATCGCCGCGGCCGGCGGCGACCTGACCGGCCACATCGGACCGGACACCGAGGTGCTGGACCTCGCCGGCCGGACGGTGCTGCCGGGCATCAACGACGCCCACCTGCACGCGGCCTGGCTCGGCGCCCGGTGGCCGCACCCGCTGCTCGGCGCGCTGCACGAGGAAACCCCGGTGGTCACCGCGGAGGACCGCCGGTCCGCGATCCTGCGGGCCGGCGACGTCTGCGCGGCGCTGGGCATCACCAGCTACACCGAGCCCGGCCTCGGTCCGGGCGAGACGGGCTGCTTCTCGGCGGACGTCCTCGGCGAGTACGCTGCCCTGCAGCGCGAAGGGCGGCTGCGGGCCAGGGTCACCGTGTTGCGCCTGTTCGGTCTCCTCGACGGCGCCAGTTCGCTGCCCGACTTCGAGCGTGGTCTGGGCACCCCGGTGCCGGCGGCGGATCCGGAGTGGCTGGCCGTCACCGGCGTCAAGATCTTCGCCGACGGCATCCCGCCGATGCGCACGGCCTGGACCCACCACTGCTACGCTGACGGCACGCGCGGAACCCTGCTCGTCGACGGGCCCGACGACGACGGGCGCGCGGCCAACCTGGCGAAGATGATCGCTCTGGCCCATGACGCCGGTCTCGTGGTCGGCGTCCACGCCACCGGCGAGCGCAGCATCGAAGCCGCCCTCGAGCACCTGCGGGCCGGCGACCACCTCGTGCACGGCGACCTCGTCACCCCGGCCCAGCTGCGGCGGATGGCCGCCCGGGGCGTCGGACTGACCACGCAACCCGCCATCGCCACCGCGATGCGGCCGATGGTCGCCACCGCGCTCGGCGAGGAGATCGCCGCGAAGGCGTGGCCGCTGCGGGACGTCCTCGACGTCGGGGTCCAGCTCACGCTGAGCAGCGACGCCCCGGTCGTCACCCCCGACTGGCGCGTCCACCTCGCGGCGGCCGGGGAACTGCTGGGCGCACGCGGTGTCACGCCCGCGCTGTCCGAACGGCTGCTTCGCTGCTACACGACCGAAGCCGCGGCACAGGACGGATCGTCGGACTGGAAGGGGTCCCTGGAACCGGGCAAGGCGGCCGACTTCTGCGTCCTCGGTGCCGATCCGGTGGGCGTTCCCCTGGCGGACCTGCCGTCGGTCACCGTCGAGCTGACCGTGACCGGCGGCCGGATCGTCCACAAGGGATAG
- a CDS encoding zinc-binding dehydrogenase, with protein sequence MPTHTEAAVLTGHRAPLELRELPLPGEPEPGAALVRLTCTTLCGTDVHLWSGRMSLPGMLPMVLGHEMVGEVVATGPGTTDTLGREIKPGDRIGWSESTCGKCHGCTVLREPVACEHRGYGFLQRADRFPYATGGLARYCYVTPGAAKLLLPGDVPDTWASMSGCAGKTVLRAVARSGGIRPNATVVVQGAGALGVFATAVARLCGAGTVITVGGPPSRLAVAERFGATATVDVESTPDERIERVRELTGGRGADHVFDFAGGPTIGEEAVAFAAQRGTVAIVGSTGPAPVPVPLGTVMGKELTLAGSLNGDIADYHRSVGFFRAFAGRMPWDELFSAPVGLAGASAAVESMSRLGELKAVIDPRLP encoded by the coding sequence CTGCCCACCCACACGGAGGCCGCCGTTCTCACCGGCCACCGCGCTCCCCTCGAACTGCGCGAGCTCCCGCTGCCCGGCGAACCGGAACCCGGCGCCGCGCTCGTCCGGCTCACCTGCACCACGCTGTGCGGCACCGACGTCCACCTGTGGTCGGGGCGGATGAGCCTGCCCGGCATGCTCCCGATGGTGCTGGGCCACGAGATGGTCGGCGAGGTCGTCGCCACCGGCCCCGGCACCACCGACACCCTCGGCCGGGAGATCAAGCCGGGCGACCGCATCGGCTGGTCCGAGTCGACGTGCGGGAAGTGTCACGGCTGCACGGTTCTGCGCGAACCGGTCGCCTGCGAGCACCGCGGCTACGGCTTCCTCCAGCGCGCCGACCGGTTCCCGTACGCCACCGGCGGCCTGGCCCGCTACTGCTACGTCACGCCCGGCGCGGCGAAGCTGCTGCTGCCCGGCGACGTCCCGGACACGTGGGCGTCGATGTCCGGCTGCGCGGGCAAGACCGTGCTGCGCGCGGTGGCCCGATCGGGCGGTATCCGTCCGAACGCGACGGTCGTCGTGCAGGGCGCGGGGGCGCTCGGCGTGTTCGCCACGGCGGTCGCCCGCCTGTGCGGCGCCGGAACCGTGATCACGGTCGGCGGCCCGCCGTCGCGGTTGGCCGTGGCCGAACGGTTCGGGGCCACCGCGACCGTCGACGTCGAGTCCACTCCGGACGAACGCATCGAGCGCGTGCGCGAGCTGACCGGCGGCCGCGGCGCCGACCACGTCTTCGACTTCGCGGGCGGCCCGACGATCGGCGAGGAGGCCGTCGCCTTCGCCGCCCAGCGCGGCACGGTCGCGATCGTCGGGTCCACCGGCCCGGCGCCCGTCCCGGTGCCGCTGGGCACGGTGATGGGCAAGGAACTGACGCTCGCCGGCTCCCTCAACGGCGACATCGCCGACTACCACCGCTCGGTCGGGTTCTTCCGCGCCTTCGCCGGCCGGATGCCGTGGGACGAGCTGTTCAGCGCGCCGGTCGGGCTGGCCGGCGCGTCCGCCGCCGTCGAGTCGATGTCCCGGCTCGGCGAGCTGAAAGCCGTCATCGACCCCCGACTCCCCTAG
- a CDS encoding ABC transporter permease has product MSLAVAEPATSVDAPPPRRAARVFRRNRTLVVCSVLLGLVVLAVVVLPFFLPSVSATDPVHRLLPPSGAHPLGTDSFGRDVFTRLVSGGRASLGLSALITLCAACSGMVIGLVSGFYRAADAVLMRLMDAWMSFPAIILAMALAIALGASIWTELIALTVIFTPFTARVIRSRVLGIAGRQYIGAARVSGMSRGKILLVHVFPNVLPLALVQVVILAAAAMLVDGAMSFLGLGIAPPTPTWGNMIAEGRSYLVTAPWLVVVPGVTIMACVLLLNLIGSALRIAVDTRARTLGELQRLRRAS; this is encoded by the coding sequence ATGAGCCTCGCCGTCGCCGAACCCGCCACCTCGGTGGACGCTCCCCCGCCGCGGCGCGCGGCCCGGGTGTTCCGGCGCAACCGGACCCTCGTCGTGTGCTCGGTCCTGCTCGGCCTGGTCGTGCTGGCCGTGGTCGTGCTGCCGTTCTTCCTGCCGAGTGTCAGCGCGACCGATCCGGTGCACCGCCTGCTGCCGCCGTCGGGCGCGCACCCGCTCGGCACCGATTCCTTCGGCCGGGACGTCTTCACCCGGCTGGTGTCCGGCGGCCGCGCGTCGCTCGGGCTGTCGGCGCTGATCACGCTGTGCGCGGCCTGCTCCGGCATGGTGATCGGCCTGGTCAGCGGCTTCTACCGGGCCGCCGACGCGGTCCTGATGCGGCTGATGGACGCGTGGATGTCGTTCCCGGCGATCATCCTGGCGATGGCACTGGCCATCGCGCTGGGCGCGAGCATCTGGACCGAGCTGATCGCGCTGACGGTGATCTTCACGCCGTTCACCGCCCGGGTGATCCGCAGCCGCGTGCTCGGCATCGCCGGGCGGCAGTACATCGGCGCCGCCCGCGTGTCCGGGATGAGCCGCGGCAAGATCCTGCTGGTGCACGTGTTCCCCAACGTGCTGCCGCTGGCGCTGGTCCAGGTCGTCATCCTGGCCGCGGCCGCGATGCTCGTCGACGGCGCCATGAGCTTCCTCGGCCTCGGCATCGCCCCGCCCACGCCGACCTGGGGCAACATGATCGCCGAGGGCCGGTCGTACCTGGTCACCGCGCCGTGGCTGGTCGTCGTGCCCGGCGTGACGATCATGGCCTGCGTGCTGCTGCTCAACCTCATCGGCTCCGCGCTGCGGATCGCTGTCGACACCCGTGCCCGCACGCTTGGCGAGCTGCAGCGCCTGCGCCGGGCCTCGTGA
- a CDS encoding aldo/keto reductase: MPIPQRRIGRDGPRTGVLSLGSWHTYDRMDFREAVSLLRTAVDAGITLFDVGVYGLPGGPPVFTDVLFSAMVRAAGLRRDDYLLSAKLWLEGYPEHSLRAQLENAFFRAGVSHADLVILGDLRRADTDLHALVTDLAELHDAGLIGQWGVNNWSASAIKAVHGFAAADGVPGPAIAQLKYSVARRSIPDGAPFASVFGLGVSLQASDVFEGGILLGKGGRQVGRDPGDVRQRIADSAEDLAKVAAGVGATPAQLCLAFTLTHPANTTTLFGATSVRQLEDNLKAVALVEQVGAAELRALVELFWADRDAVDPEGP, translated from the coding sequence GTGCCCATCCCCCAGCGCCGCATCGGCCGCGACGGCCCGCGCACCGGCGTGCTGTCCCTCGGCTCGTGGCACACCTACGACCGGATGGACTTCCGCGAAGCGGTTTCGCTGCTGCGGACCGCCGTCGACGCCGGGATCACGCTCTTCGACGTCGGCGTGTACGGCCTGCCCGGCGGCCCGCCGGTCTTCACCGACGTCCTGTTCTCGGCCATGGTCCGCGCCGCGGGCCTGCGCCGGGACGACTACCTGCTCTCGGCCAAGCTGTGGCTGGAGGGCTACCCGGAGCACAGCCTGCGCGCCCAGCTGGAGAACGCGTTCTTCCGGGCCGGTGTCTCACACGCCGACCTCGTCATCCTCGGCGACCTCCGTCGCGCCGACACGGACCTGCACGCCCTCGTCACCGACCTCGCCGAGCTGCACGACGCGGGACTGATCGGGCAGTGGGGTGTCAACAACTGGTCGGCCTCGGCGATCAAGGCCGTGCACGGCTTCGCGGCCGCGGACGGCGTCCCCGGCCCCGCGATCGCCCAGCTGAAGTACAGCGTGGCCCGGCGGTCCATTCCGGACGGTGCCCCGTTCGCCTCGGTCTTCGGGCTCGGGGTGTCGCTGCAGGCGTCCGACGTCTTCGAAGGCGGGATATTGCTCGGGAAGGGCGGGCGCCAGGTCGGCCGCGACCCGGGCGACGTCCGGCAGCGGATCGCGGACTCCGCCGAGGACCTCGCGAAGGTGGCCGCCGGCGTCGGGGCGACCCCGGCCCAGCTGTGCCTGGCGTTCACCCTCACCCACCCGGCGAACACGACGACGTTGTTCGGCGCCACGAGCGTGCGACAGCTCGAAGACAACCTGAAGGCGGTCGCGCTGGTCGAGCAGGTGGGCGCGGCGGAGCTGCGGGCGCTGGTGGAGCTGTTCTGGGCCGACCGGGACGCCGTCGATCCGGAGGGGCCGTGA
- a CDS encoding aldo/keto reductase, giving the protein MLGRSAFGLGSWNTWDRMAFDDAVRLLRTAVDAGVTLFDVAHYDFGPHAENSRTDILFGEAVRKAGIAREDYVLCGKLWLWDHPRSGFAEQLEASLGRIGTEYADLVVVGDYRERLDVPRVVTEVAEQVRAGRIGGWGVNNWLAADLDAALGFADREGLPGPEFAQLKYSIARRSMAEGQPYRKHFASGQLALQASDVFEGGVLLGNASPSRKIGADVGGIRESIVAASAEIGRVAADFGATRAQLALAFCLAYEPVANVLFGVTRVDQLTDNLGALLLAREHGTEIRAALDHLHLDHAVAPDGSW; this is encoded by the coding sequence GTGCTCGGAAGATCGGCCTTCGGCCTCGGTTCGTGGAACACCTGGGACCGGATGGCGTTCGACGACGCCGTCCGGCTGCTCCGGACGGCCGTCGACGCCGGCGTCACGCTGTTCGACGTCGCCCACTACGACTTCGGCCCGCACGCGGAGAACTCGCGCACGGACATCCTCTTCGGCGAGGCCGTCCGGAAGGCCGGGATCGCGCGCGAAGACTACGTGCTGTGCGGGAAACTCTGGCTCTGGGACCACCCGCGCAGCGGCTTCGCCGAGCAGCTCGAGGCGTCGCTGGGCCGGATCGGCACGGAGTACGCGGACCTGGTCGTGGTGGGCGACTACCGGGAGCGGCTGGACGTTCCGCGGGTCGTTACCGAGGTCGCGGAGCAGGTCCGGGCCGGGCGGATCGGCGGCTGGGGCGTCAACAACTGGCTCGCCGCGGATTTGGACGCAGCACTGGGGTTCGCGGACCGCGAAGGTCTCCCCGGCCCGGAGTTCGCCCAGCTCAAGTATTCGATCGCGCGCCGCTCGATGGCCGAAGGCCAGCCCTACCGCAAGCACTTCGCGAGCGGGCAGCTGGCGCTGCAGGCGTCCGACGTCTTCGAAGGCGGAGTGCTGCTGGGCAACGCTTCCCCGAGCCGGAAGATCGGCGCGGACGTCGGCGGCATCCGCGAATCCATCGTGGCCGCGTCGGCGGAAATCGGGCGCGTCGCGGCGGACTTCGGCGCCACCCGCGCCCAGCTCGCGCTGGCCTTCTGCCTGGCGTACGAACCGGTGGCGAACGTCCTGTTCGGAGTGACCCGGGTGGACCAGCTGACCGACAACCTCGGCGCGCTGCTCTTGGCCCGCGAGCACGGCACGGAAATCCGTGCCGCGCTCGATCACCTCCACCTCGACCACGCGGTCGCCCCCGACGGCTCCTGGTGA
- a CDS encoding alpha/beta hydrolase — protein MNLSAETLPAIRASFRNPTPPEAIGDRDITWSDHTLDGGVVVTVLQPRHPRPDAPGLYSIHGGGMVMDDRFADLPRLVPLIEEFGFVCATVEYRLAPEHPHPAPLEDCYAGLAWFASAFGFEQLVVGGGSAGGGLGAGVALLARDRGGPALAGQLLLCPMLDDRTSADLPDLVWTKQANDFGWRSLLNGQVSPYAAPARMADLSGLPPAFVEVGGAELFRDEDVAYAQRLAEAGVPTELHVWAGAHHGFDRFDPEAEVTRAALAARSSWLRRLLSSR, from the coding sequence GTGAACCTCTCCGCCGAGACGCTCCCCGCGATCCGCGCGTCCTTCCGCAACCCCACGCCGCCGGAGGCCATCGGCGACCGGGACATCACCTGGTCGGACCACACGCTGGACGGCGGGGTCGTGGTCACGGTGCTGCAGCCCCGGCACCCGCGCCCGGACGCCCCCGGGCTGTACAGCATCCACGGCGGCGGGATGGTGATGGACGACCGGTTCGCCGACCTGCCGCGCCTGGTGCCGCTGATCGAGGAGTTCGGGTTCGTCTGCGCCACGGTCGAATACCGGCTCGCGCCCGAGCACCCGCACCCGGCGCCGCTCGAAGACTGCTACGCGGGCCTCGCGTGGTTCGCGTCGGCCTTCGGCTTCGAGCAGCTCGTCGTCGGGGGCGGCAGCGCGGGCGGCGGGCTCGGTGCCGGGGTGGCGCTGCTGGCCCGCGACCGCGGCGGGCCGGCACTGGCCGGGCAGCTGCTGCTGTGCCCGATGCTCGACGACCGGACGTCGGCCGACCTCCCGGACCTCGTGTGGACGAAGCAGGCCAACGACTTCGGCTGGCGCAGCCTGCTGAACGGGCAGGTCTCGCCGTACGCGGCCCCGGCGCGGATGGCGGACTTGAGCGGCCTGCCACCGGCGTTCGTCGAGGTCGGCGGCGCGGAGCTGTTCCGCGACGAGGACGTGGCCTACGCCCAGCGGCTGGCCGAGGCGGGGGTTCCCACCGAGCTGCACGTCTGGGCGGGAGCCCACCACGGCTTCGACCGCTTCGATCCGGAGGCCGAGGTGACCCGCGCGGCACTGGCCGCGCGGTCCTCGTGGCTGCGACGCCTGCTCAGTTCCCGATGA
- a CDS encoding alpha/beta fold hydrolase translates to MLLLHGFASDGPTDWISTGWPSALTAAGRPVLVPDLPGHGSSPALADVTPKAIAGELALAAGDVSEVDVVGYSLGARLAWELPAVLPVRRLVLGGLSPHEPFGAVDVEATLAFAGGGRLPADQLTAAIARMITAPGRDPAALAQCIEGLRREPFVPVAGTLTVPTRFVAGRDDPVSQGIETLVPLVPGSDLVQVPGDHGGALRGAPFRTAALTFLTS, encoded by the coding sequence GTGCTGCTGCTGCACGGGTTCGCCTCCGACGGGCCCACCGACTGGATCAGCACGGGCTGGCCGTCGGCGCTCACCGCCGCGGGCCGTCCGGTGCTGGTGCCCGACCTGCCCGGCCACGGCTCCAGCCCGGCGCTCGCCGACGTCACGCCGAAGGCGATCGCCGGGGAACTCGCTCTCGCGGCCGGCGATGTGTCCGAAGTGGACGTCGTCGGCTACTCGCTCGGCGCGCGGCTGGCGTGGGAACTGCCCGCGGTGCTGCCGGTCCGGCGGCTGGTGCTGGGCGGGCTCAGCCCGCACGAGCCGTTCGGCGCGGTCGACGTCGAGGCCACGCTGGCGTTCGCCGGTGGCGGGCGGCTGCCGGCGGATCAGCTGACGGCGGCGATCGCGCGGATGATCACCGCACCCGGCCGCGACCCGGCCGCCCTGGCCCAGTGCATCGAAGGCCTGCGGCGCGAGCCGTTCGTCCCGGTGGCGGGCACCCTCACCGTGCCGACCCGGTTCGTCGCGGGCCGGGACGACCCGGTCAGCCAGGGCATCGAGACGCTGGTCCCGCTGGTGCCGGGCAGCGACCTCGTCCAGGTACCCGGCGACCACGGCGGCGCCCTGCGCGGCGCCCCCTTCCGCACCGCGGCCCTCACCTTCCTCACCTCCTGA
- a CDS encoding SDR family NAD(P)-dependent oxidoreductase gives MKTRVVVVTGGASGIGRGVAEAFLAAGDRVVVADVDIRAAHDVGREIGAGHVELDIADPASVEAAAALVADRFGPVDVLVNNAGLAGGGGPLTGLDVEVFDRCLRVNFRGTFLMTRAVGAQMAAAGTRGAIVNISSIGARQPTPGLGHYEATKAAVDALTRSAALELAPHGIRVNAVAPGPVLTPMTAGFAADPAARAAWEARIPLGRIAAVEDVVPAVMFLASPAAGHITGVSLAVDGGQLLA, from the coding sequence ATGAAAACACGGGTTGTGGTGGTCACCGGTGGCGCGAGCGGCATCGGCCGCGGGGTCGCCGAAGCGTTCCTCGCCGCGGGTGACCGGGTGGTCGTGGCCGATGTGGACATCCGCGCGGCGCACGACGTCGGTCGCGAGATCGGCGCCGGGCACGTCGAACTGGACATCGCGGATCCCGCGTCGGTGGAGGCGGCGGCCGCCCTGGTGGCGGACCGGTTCGGGCCGGTGGACGTGCTGGTCAACAACGCCGGCTTGGCCGGGGGCGGCGGGCCGCTGACCGGCCTGGACGTCGAGGTCTTCGACCGCTGCCTGCGGGTCAACTTCCGCGGCACGTTCCTGATGACCCGCGCGGTGGGCGCGCAGATGGCCGCGGCCGGGACGCGCGGGGCGATCGTGAACATCTCCTCGATCGGTGCCCGGCAGCCGACGCCCGGGCTCGGCCACTACGAAGCCACCAAAGCCGCGGTCGACGCGCTGACCCGGTCCGCGGCACTGGAACTGGCGCCGCACGGGATCCGCGTCAACGCGGTCGCACCCGGACCGGTGCTGACCCCGATGACGGCCGGCTTCGCCGCGGACCCGGCCGCCCGCGCGGCCTGGGAGGCCCGGATCCCGCTGGGCCGCATCGCCGCCGTCGAGGACGTCGTCCCGGCCGTGATGTTCCTGGCCTCGCCCGCCGCCGGGCACATCACCGGGGTGAGCCTGGCGGTGGACGGTGGCCAGCTGCTCGCCTGA